The following is a genomic window from Butyricimonas faecihominis.
AACACCCCATCGGTCATCAATATTTATTCCACCGAAGAGTTTCAAAAGAAATCAGAATCGTTTATATTTGCATCACTATTAAGATAAAAGCTAAAAAAGAAGACATGGCACAAACTCCATCTATTCCAAAAGGAACAAGAGACTATTCACCGGAAGTTATGGTGAAAAGGAATTATATATTCGACACGATCAAATCCGTATTCAAACTCTATGGTTACTTGCCGCTGGAAACTCCGGCAATGGAAAATCTTTCGACCCTTATGGGGAAATACGGCGAGGAAGGGGATAAATTACTTTTCAAGATACTGAACTCCGGGGATTTCTTGGCTCCTGTCACCAATAGCGAAGTGGAGGAACGCAATATTCCCCGGTTGACCAACAAGATTTGCGAGAAGGGATTGCGTTATGACCTGACCGTACCTTTCGCCCGATTCGTGGTACAACACCAAAATGAAATATCATTCCCGTTCAAGCGCTACCAGATTCAACCCGTGTGGCGGGCCGACCGTCCGCAAAAGGGACGCTATCGCGAGTTCTACCAGTGTGACGTGGATGTCGTGGGAAGCGATTCCTTACTGAACGAGGTGGAATTGGTTCAAATCGTGGACGAGGTGTACAAACGGCTGAAAATAAACGTACGCTTATTGATCAACAACCGGAAAGTGCTGGCCGGAATTGCCGAGACGATCGGGCATCCCGACAAGCTGGTTGACATCACCGTTGCCATTGACAAGATGGACAAGATCGGTGCAGAGAACGTGAACGCCGAACTCCGGGAAAAAGGAGTGTCAGAAGAGGCCATCGAGAAATTACAGCCGATTCTACACTTGGAAGGTTCCAACGAGGAGAAATTGACCCGCTTACAAGAAGTCCTGAAAGGCAGCGAAACCGGATTAAAAGGAGTTGCAGAACTCTCCACCGTGTTCCGTTACCTGAATCAACTGGACATCCAAACAGAAGTAAAACTGGACCTAACACTTGCCCGAGGTTTGAGCTACTACACCGGAGCCATTTTTGAGGTAAAAGCCAAGGACGTGGAGATCGGGAGTATCACCGGGGGGGGGCGTTATGACGACTTGACCGGTATCTTCGGGATGAAAAATATGTCGGGTGTCGGTATATCTTTCGGAGCCGACCGTATCTTCGACGTGATGAACCAACTGGACATCTTCCCCAAGGATTCCACGGCAACTACCCGTGTACTTTTCGTGAACTTCGGAGAAAAAGAAGAGGCTTTCTGTCTTCCCGTGCTGAAAACCCTACGGGCCGCGGGAATCAACTCCGAGATATACCCTGAAGCCGCCAAGATGAAGAAGCAAATGACTTACGCCGACAAAAAGAGTATTCCCTACGTGGCCTTAGTCGGTGAAAACGAAATAAACAATAACGTGGTCACGCTGAAAAATATGCTCACCGGAGAACAAGAAAGTGTAGCCGTTTCCAGCTTGGTTGACAAACTTAAAAGCGAGAATTAAAATATGCAACTCTATCGCAAAGAACAACGTCCGCTGAAAAGCCACGGATTTGATGTCAGATTCCCGTGATCGGGCATCTAACGGTTGCAAGTTACAAGTTCACAAGTTACAAGTTTAAATCACTTGCAACCTGAAGAATCGAAGATTCAACCTGTAACTTATTATGTGTGTGCGCAATTTTCAATTTCTAATTTTCAATTTTCAATTAATTATGACTCATTATATAACCCCAGAGAAATTAACTTTCGAGCAAATCGAAAAAATCTTAACTAAAAAGTATAAGTTAGCTTTATCAGACGAAAGCAAAAAACTGATCAATGATTGCAAGGCTTACTTGGATCACAAGATCGCAACTTCAGACAAACCGTTGTACGGGATCACGACCGGGTTCGGCTCTCTATGCAAAATTTCTATCTCGCAAGAAGACTTAAGCCAATTACAGGCTAATTTGGTAATGTCTCACGCTTGCAGCTTGGGAGAACCCGTGCATAAAGATATTATCCGTTTGATGCTGTTGTTGAAGGCTCATGCTCTCTCTTTAGGAAAATCCGGGGTACAACAAGTGACAGTAGAACGTATTATCGATATGTTCAACCATGACGTTCTTCCCGTGGTGAAAGAGTTGGGTTCTTTGGGTGCATCCGGGGACTTGGCCCCACTGGCAAACTTGTTCTTGCCGTTGATCGGAGAGGGTGAAGTATTCTACAAGGGAAAAATCTATCCAGCAAAAGAAATTAATGCCAAATTTGGCTGGGAACCCATCCAACTGGGAGCCAAAGAAGGATTGGCCTTGTTGAACGGTACTCAATTCATGAGTTCTCATGCTGTTTACGCTTTATTGAATGCCTTCAAAGTGGTAAAATACGCTGACATTATCGGGGCGTTATCACTGGAAGCATACGACGGACGTATCGACCCGTTCTTGCCGCAAATCCACGAGGCCCGTCCTCATCCGGGACAAATTGAAACGGCCCGCAATATCCGCACCTTACTGGAAGGTTCAGAATTCCAGAAAATGGAAAAAACTCACGTGCAAGACCCGTACTCTTTCCGCTGTATGCCGCAAGTGCACGGGGCAGTGAAAGACACCGTGGCTTACGTGGCCTCTGTCGTTGAACGGGAAATCAACTCGGTAACCGATAACCCGACGATTTTCATGGAGGATGACTTGATCATTTCCGGGGGTAATTTCCACGGTGAACCGCTAGCACTGGTATTAGATTTCTTGAGCATCGCTATTGCCGAATTGGGTAGTATCTCTGAAAGACGGGTATACCGTTTGATTGCCGGAGATCGTAAAACACCTGAATTCCTCGTTGCCAATTCCGGCTTGAATTCCGGTTTCATGATCCCGCAATACGCCGCTGCCGCTATCGTCAGCAAGAACAAACAATTATGTTCCCCGTGTTCCGTGGACTCCATCCCGTCATCCAACGAGCAGGAAGACCATGTCAGCATGGGTGGTAATGCCGCAACCAAGACCGTGAAAGTGATCGAGAACGTGGAACGCGTGTTAGCTATCGAATTGATGAATGCCGCACAAGCCATCGATATGCAACGTCCGACGAAAACATCTGAATATCTGGAAAACTTCTTGGCAGAATTCCGTACCATCGTACCGTTCAACAGCCAAGACCGGGTAATGTACCAAGACATTGAGGCCGCCGTTGAATTCTTGAAACAAGGAGAATTTGAAGGATTTAAAAATTAGGTGATTTAAAATCTTAAATCTAAAAATCTAAAATTAGAGAGGGGTCTCCCTCTCTTTTTTGTTTATTTTAAAATTCATCATACATTTTTTATTCGTACATTTATGGAATTTCTGTTCTCCCCGCATCTATGTAATAACATTTCCTCCGGGAATTGCGAATAAACATAGAAAGGAAAAGTATAATTAAACAGATCACGATATGATGAAAAGATTACTTATTATCACGGTATTATTATTCGGCGCACTCGTCGCTTTCGGACAACGAGATGTTTCCGACAAAGAGAACGAGGCAGCACCGAAAACAGCCTTAATCGAGGCACAAAAGGATTATCAGAAAGCAATAAAAGAAAAAAACTCTCCGCTACTGATTCAATCATTAATCCGCCAGATCAAATACCAATCTTTGATTGACATGGACAGTATTCCTCCCATGTTGCAAAACTTGGAAGAATACATTGAAACAGACCAAAATATTGTTGAAAAAAGCATTCTCCACTCGTTATTGGCAGAACTTTATCAAATGTACTTCGATACCCAGCGAGGCAAGATCAATCGCAGGACACCAATCACGGGTTACATACCTCGCAATATGGCAGAATGGACAGGTAACATATATAGAGAAAAAATATTCCAACATGCACTGGACGCGGTAAAAGCCCAAGCCCAACTCTCCGAGGTAAATTGTCTTACCTATAAAGAAATTCTTATACTCGGGAAAAACTCTCCGGCACTTCGCCCAACGATGTACGATTTTCTCGTGTATCGCAGTATTGACATTCTAAACACTATTTCTCGTTACGATAGACAGGAACTGCTCACGAACAAGCAACTACTGTTCGCCCCGGTAAAGGAATTTGTCCAAATGCCCATCGAGGTAAAAAAGATGGATGCTTATTCAAACACGCTCAAACTTTATCAATCGTTATTACAATCTGAAATTGCGGCTCAACGCACGGATGCCATTCTTATTTCCGATCTGGACCGTTTGGAGTACGCAAACAATATCATCGGTTTAAGTCTGAACGATTCCTTATACATTCAGGCTTTAGAACAATTATCACAACAATATAGCAAGAACCCTTACAAAGTTGAAATTCTTTACAAACTTGCCCAATATTATTACCAAGGAAATTATATTTCAAGTAATAGAGATACTCAAAAAGCCTTAGATATATGTAATAGCGGTATTCGTCAGTTTCCCAAGTATTTCCGGATAGACATTTTAAAACAATTAGCCAAGGAAATCACCCAAACTACCCTATCTTATTCTATAAATCCCAACGTGTACCCGGGACACAAACAAGAGGTGAACCTATCCTTCAAAAACTTATCAGAGATTTCAATCTCACTGTACAAAATCACGGAACCCACTCTGGAATACTTGAATTTGAACAAAAGAGTTCCGAAACTGGAAAAAATATCGACTCACACGTATCGTCTTCCCAAGCGACTGGATTCTCAGGACACGATTCTACGACTTCCCGTACCTAACACGGGACGCTACCAGTTAACCGTGTCTTACGCAAATAATTCCAAAGCGGACTCATCCTATTTCAGTTCCAGCCATCTATCTACCATTGCCCGTAAAACGGGAGAAACAACTTATAATGTCCTCGTTTGTGATCTCATCAGCGGGAAACCCATCGAAGGCGCAAAAGTAAAAATCTACAAGAGAAACGGACAAAAGTACAGTCTCGCGAGAGAATTTTCTTCCGACAGAAACGGGATTGCCACGTTGAATGAATCCAATCCTGACAATTATTACCAAGTAACCTTGGGAGAAGATAATCACGGCACGATAAATCGCCTTCCCTACCAATACTTTGGCCGTACGGATGAGCGATCATCATCGGTAAACCTTTTCACGGACAGGGCAATATACCGCCCCGGACAAATAGTATATTTCAGCGGCATCAGTTGGGAAGCCACCCAAAACGCATCCAAAGCGATTGTCGGGAAAAACTACACGGTAACTTTACAAGACGTGAATCAACAGGTTATCGCGGAACAAGAAGTCCGGACAAACAAGTTCGGTTCCTTCGCTGGAAAGTTCACCTTGCCCAAAGAAGTATTGAATGGTATGTTTATCATCTCTACCGATGGAGGTAGCCAAATGATCACCGTGGCAGAGTACAAACGTCCGAAATTCGAGATCACGTTTACCCCGCTAAAGGATGCCTATAAATTAGGGGACCGGCTTACCGTTTCCGGTATTGCCAAAACTTATTCCGGTGTCAACATCGAAAATAGCAAGGTTACCTATACCGTACAAACCCGTACTTTTGATTGGAGCCTTCAGGAAAATACGATTGCAACAGGAAAAACACAAACGAATGCAAAAGGAGAATTTGAAATTTCTTTCCAAACGAAAGAATCACCCAATACACCTACAATATACAGAGGATTCGAAACTTACACAGTTTCCGTCACGATTACAACGTCCAACGGGGAAACTCAGGAAGCACAATACCCGATTATCATCACAAATCAACGTTATCAGTTAAACTCCCTCATAACCCCTGAAATCAATAAAGATCTTCCAAGTAAGATTCTGGTTACAACCCAAAATCAACTCGGTTATCCTTTGACAGAAAATATCACATACGAACTATTCTTTCTTAAACCGTTACAAAAGTTAGGAGAGCAATACGACGAAGGGAATCCACCCATTGACAAAAAAGTTCGAGAAGGAACGTTCACGACTGGAGAAGACAAAAAACTGGAAATGAACTTGTCGTCCTTGCCTTCCGGTGCATACTTGTTGAAATTTACAGGGACAGGAAACGATAAAGATATTACTTACCAAAGAATCGTCTATCTGTATTCCACTCAAGACAAACGTCCTCCCTATCCAACTTACTATTGGTGCGTGCAAGAGAAAACGGTATGTGTCCCCGGCGAAGATGCCAAAATTCTGGTGGGTTCGTCCGCTAAAGAAGTATATGTATTATATGAGGTATATTCCAATCAGAAATTCATGGAACGCAAACGCTTCATGCTGAACAATTCCTATACAACGCTGTCTATTCCTTACAAGGAAACTTACGGCCCAACAGCAGATGTCTTTATCAGTTACATAAAGGATAACAAATTCTTCCTAGAAAACATTACTTTAACTCGTAAAGAAACAAGCAAACAACTGGATATTACCACGAAAACATTCCGGGATCACCTTACCCCCGGACAACAAGAAGAATGGTCATTTGTGGTCAAAACAGAACAAGGAAAAGCTGTCATAGCTGAAATGATGGCAAGTATGTACGATGCCTCGCTGGATAAAATCCATTCACATCGCTGGAACTTCAATCCCGTCTATTCCACCTATAGCATGCCCCCCAGATGGAGATATACTACCTATCCGCTAAACGGTTATTTAAGCGAACGCATCAAATGGGCAAATGTCCCCAGATTTGAATATGATGTATTAAATCTATATGGCCTAAATCAGTTTGGATTCTCTAACGAGGCACAGATCATGGTAAGAGGATACGATGGAGTACCGGGAGCCTTAGCGGAAGAATCTACGACAGAAGACGTAGCGGTTGTTGCTTTCGGAAAAGTAGCAGGAGTTTCCAACTTAAGTAATTCCGACACGAGATTCTACATCAGAGGCTTATCTTCTTTTAAAGAATCCGGAGACGAGGCCTTTGTAGCCGGCGAACTTGCTTCCCCGGAAATCAGACAAAATTTCCAAGAAACAGCCTTTTTCTTCCCTCAGCTCCTGACAGATTCGACCGGTAACGTGGTAATCAAATTTACAGTACCGGAATCAAACACTACATGGAAATTTATGGCCTTGGCACACACACCGACCATGCAATTCGGACAAATTGAAAAATTCGTCGTTACAAGCAAGAAATTTATGGTCAACACGAACTTACCACGCTTTGTACGTACAGGTGATAAAGTCGTGTTACAAACCACGATCAACAATCTCACACCGGAAGAGCAACAAGGAGAAGCTTACCTTGAGTTATTTGTTCCCTCTACGAACGCCGTAGTCAGCAAACAACAGGTTGCATTTAACGTGAAGGCTGAGGAAAATCAAACCATCAGTTTTGAATTCACCGCCCCGAAAAACATGGATTTACTCGGGTGCCGTATTGTTGCTTCTTCTTCGGAATTCAGTGATGGAGAACAGCATGTACTACCCGTGGTTCCCGATGCAACCCTAGTTACCCAGACTTTACCTATATTCACGCACCAACAGGGGCAACAAACATTCAAGCTGAATGCCCCGAAAGGTGTTACCCCGTACCGTCTGACACTGGAACTCACGGCCAATCCGATATGGTACGCGGTATTGGCATTACCGACAATAAACACGCCCCAGACAGACAACGTAACGGAGATCACGGCATCCTATTATGTCAGTACACTTGCCACGGCTATTGCTAACGCAAACCCGCAAATCACAAATACCATCCGGCAATGGATGCAGAAACCAGACGCAGCACTGACCTCTCCGCTAGAAAAGAACCAGGAATTGAAATCTATCCTGTTGCAACTTTCACCTTGGGTAACCGAAGCCCAGAATGAAACCCAACAGATGCGTTCCCTTGGAGAACTTTTGGATGTCAACCGTCAAAACTACATTTCGCAACAGGCTATCAACAAACTTGCCGAACTACAAAATGAAGATGGCGGGTGGTCTTGGTTTAAAGGATTTACTTCCAGCACATTCATGACAGAAAACGTGCTTGAAGCCATGGCAAGACTTGTAACACTAAATATCACAAGTCACCCGGAGCAGGTGAAAAAGATGCAGATCAAAGCACTACAATTTCTGGATAAACAAATACAGGAATCATACAAACACGTGAAGACAGCCGGATATTCTCAGATATTGTACCTGTACACACGTAGCGCATACCGGGATATTCCATTAACAAATGCATTGGAAGCTCACAAGTATTATCTCAATCAACTGGAGACGTCATGGACACAACTTTCCCTTTACGAAAAGGCCTTGACCGCCATTGCCATGGAACGTTACGGGAAAACGGATATTGCAAAACAAATCATTCGTTCTCTGAAAGAATATTCCACGATAACTCCCGAAATGGGAATGTACTGGGCAAACAACCGTTCTAGCCTGTTCACGAATTCCGCCATTCAAACCCACGTGGCTGTCATGAGCGCTTTCCGGGAAATTGAAGGTAATTCCACGGACACGGAATTAATGAAACAATGGTTACTGCGCCAGAAACAAACTCAAAGCTGGGGATCAACCCCAACCACAGTAGATGCCGTTTATGCCTTGTTACTCACTGGCAATAATCAATTAGCTTCTCCGGAAGATCTAAGCGTCAAACTCGGAAACAAGAACTTGAACATCTCCCCGGAAGAAACAACGCTCGGTTACATCAAGCAGACTTTCACGGGTAAAGAAATTACCCCGAAGATGATGAACGTAACCCTTTCAAAGAAACGGCAACAAGCAAGTTGGGGAGGTTTATATTTACAATACTTTGAGAAATTAGACAAGATTACCAGTCATTCAGGTGAAATCTCCGTGAAGAAAGATCTCTTCATCCAGAAAGAAGGTGATAATGGAAATACATTGACACCACTGACAGGACAGAATTTACAGGTCGGAGACCGAATTTGCATCCGTATCACAGTAACCAATGATCAAGATATGCAATTCGTACATCTGAAAGATCTGAGAGCCGGATGCTTCGAACCCACGGAACAACTCTCGGGTAACCGCTGGCAAGATAATCTTGGTTACTACCAAGAAACCACGGATGTTGCAACAAATTTCTTCTTTGATTTTCTTCCTAAAGGCACGCACGTGTTCGAGTACACGGTGTGGATCGCCCAAAGAGGAACTTATCAAGATGGTATTGCCACATTACAATGTGTCTATGCTCCACAATATTCAGCGAACAGCGATGCGGGAAGTGTCACCATTCAATAGATAAAAAGAAAAGTTGAGGATTTGATCCTCAACTTTTCTTTTTATAATCATCTTACTTTTCTTCCAGAATTAAACGGAAACCTGATCCGTGTACATTCTCAATTTTGATTGCTGGATCATCCTTAAAATATTTTCTCAACTTGGTCACGTAAACATCCATACTACGGGCCGTAAAATAATCGCTGGCTCCCCAGATCTCGTTCAACGCCTTATCCCGTTGTAACAGGCCATCCCGATGATAGTATAATAATTCCAGCAAACGAGACTCTTTCGGGGTCAACTTGATAACTTCATCACCTTTTGTAATCGTACGCAACTCCGTGTTAAACAGGTAAGCTCCCAACTCGATCAATTTAGGTTTTACTTCTGTTTCCTCGTGTTCGCAACGACTGAGAATAGCTTTAATCTTAAAGATCAACAACTCGGAATCAAACGGCTTAACAATATAATCATCTGCCCCAATTTCGTAACCTAATTTCATGTCATCCTTCATACTTTTAGCAGTGATATACACGAAAGGTACCGTAACGTCCAGCTCCCGGATTTTCTTTCCTAAAGTAAAACCATCCATCTCGGGCATCATCACATCCAATAGACACAAATCGAACTTTTCCTTACGAAATGCTTCAAAGCCATCGACTCCGTTCGTGCAGTGTATCACATCGTAATCGGATAACTCCAAATAAGATTTCAGAACCGACCCGAAACAAGGATCGTCTTCTACCAAGAGTATTTTATGTCCCATATCTATTTATTTATATATTTACTATTTCAACTCTCCATTTTAAAAATAATCTCTACTTGAGTCCCCTTATTCTTCTTTGAGGTTAACTGGATCTCTCCACCATGCAATTCCACGATCGATTTCGCATAGCTCAATCCCAATCCGAACCCTTTCACGTTATGCACGTTCCCGCTAGGCACCCGATAGAAACGTTTGAACACCTTGTCCTGCGCCTCTTTCGGAATTCCGATTCCTGTGTCCCGAACTCCAATAATAAAACGGTTACCCTCCTGTTTCGTGTATATGTATATATTCAACGAATCATGGGAATATTTGATGGCATTATCAATCAAATTACAGACAACATTCAACATATGTACCTCGTCCGCAGATATTACATAACCTTCCGGATCTAGCTCAGCTCGAATTACTCCTCCCTTCTCTTCGACTTGTAGTCTGAAATGTTCCACGGCCTCATCCACCAACACGTTCAAGTTTACAGGAACTTTTTTCAAATGTACTTCTCTCCGGTCCAGCTTAGCCTGCAACAAGATTCTTTCCACGTATTTATTCATCCGCTCGTTCTCGTTACGGATCATTGAATTAAACTTCAATATCTGTGTTCGATCGTTCAACACCTTTTCTTTCTCAATAGCAGACGTGGCCAGTGAAATCGTTGCCAACGGGGTCTTGAACTCGTGTGTCATGTTATTGATAAAATCATTCTTGATCACGGACAATTTCTGCTGCCGCATGATAATCACGATCGTAATAATAAACACACTCATCAAACCGATAATACAAAAACCCGAAGCGATAAACATCCATCCCATATTATTATAGAAAAGAGAATCTCTCGTATCAAACATCACACACAGGTTAGCATCTTTCGTGGTCTGGTCATTGGGGAACAACTCCACGTAATAGAATCCTTTTGTTCCCTTTTCCTTGATATATTGTACGATCTGCTCCCGGGTCATAATCTTCCACGTGAACGGGTTATCAATTCCCGTGTTGATCATTTCCTCTTTCAAGTAAGGATTCAAATCAACATTCTCCAAGCGTTTCTCCACCTGCGCCATCTGCGGATCTTTCTCCCTCAAATAACGAATTACAAACTCCCGTACCAGATCCATCATTCGCTGGCGCTCTAATGAATCGGCTAATCTTTCGGCCTCCGATGTCGCAGAACGCATCACTTGATAAAGGATATTATTATCCCGGTCAGTTTCCAAGATATAACCGGGACCCATCCGTCCTCCCGGATTCATAAAAATCCTCAACATACTAGAGATATTCCCTCCCTGCCCTTCTCCAACTTTACCTTTAGAGAAGGCAAGCGAAAAAAGAGAGATTCCATTATTGCCCGGGTCTTCATCCGCCAATACAGAATCCTGAGCATGATTCATTGTAGAAATAACTTCCTCCACCTGCGTGTAGCGTTCTTTCAAATCATTAAAAAGACGGATATTATTGGTTTGCTCGACCAGATTGACAGCTTTCCCTAAAACATCGTACACCTTTGAGGTGAAACGAGCCTCACCTTCCCGCATACTGTATTTCATCCAAATCCATTGCACGCTCACCACCGCAATAAAAGCGATAAGCATAATGATAGATAATATTCTGATTATTATTTTTTTAATCATAAGCTGCCATATACAATCAGCGAAAATAGCATTTTTTATTTCATCATGCAATGACTTGAAAAGAAAATATCATGAAAAAGAGGTACCCGGGTAAGGTACCTCTAAAAAACAACTAAGTAATAAAAACGGGAAAATTAAAACCACCATAATGGTTTTATGCTTTATTTCAGTTTGCTCTCTAACACTTTATAAATGTTACTTTCTTTATTTTCAACAGTCATTTTGTTGAACAGTTTCTTTTGCAAATCCAAACTATCCACTAACTGGTCTTTAATCAAAAATAAAGAAATTTCTTTACGCGGGTTAGCAACAATCAAATCTCTTGTCCAATTGGCTTGTTTTTTCAGGAAACGTTGTTTTTGCAACTGGTGAATACCCAACATAACCTCGTCATCCTTGGAAAGTTTCTCTTTCTTGCTGATCTTCTCGATACGCTTGTCGATCTTGGCAATATCTTCACCAAATCTTTCCTTGTACATTTTCTTGATTTCCTTGTACTCATCCATCAAACCAGAACCATCAGCTTCGATTTGATCCGGGAATTTGATTTTACCTTTGATCCAGATCATATCTTTTGTATCCAGAATAGCCTCAACCGTAGCCTTTCCATCAATATCAACCCATACTCTTCCCGGGATTTTAAACTGATCTGTTCTTAAATCTATTTTACCATCTTTC
Proteins encoded in this region:
- the hisS gene encoding histidine--tRNA ligase; translated protein: MAQTPSIPKGTRDYSPEVMVKRNYIFDTIKSVFKLYGYLPLETPAMENLSTLMGKYGEEGDKLLFKILNSGDFLAPVTNSEVEERNIPRLTNKICEKGLRYDLTVPFARFVVQHQNEISFPFKRYQIQPVWRADRPQKGRYREFYQCDVDVVGSDSLLNEVELVQIVDEVYKRLKINVRLLINNRKVLAGIAETIGHPDKLVDITVAIDKMDKIGAENVNAELREKGVSEEAIEKLQPILHLEGSNEEKLTRLQEVLKGSETGLKGVAELSTVFRYLNQLDIQTEVKLDLTLARGLSYYTGAIFEVKAKDVEIGSITGGGRYDDLTGIFGMKNMSGVGISFGADRIFDVMNQLDIFPKDSTATTRVLFVNFGEKEEAFCLPVLKTLRAAGINSEIYPEAAKMKKQMTYADKKSIPYVALVGENEINNNVVTLKNMLTGEQESVAVSSLVDKLKSEN
- the hutH gene encoding histidine ammonia-lyase, producing MTHYITPEKLTFEQIEKILTKKYKLALSDESKKLINDCKAYLDHKIATSDKPLYGITTGFGSLCKISISQEDLSQLQANLVMSHACSLGEPVHKDIIRLMLLLKAHALSLGKSGVQQVTVERIIDMFNHDVLPVVKELGSLGASGDLAPLANLFLPLIGEGEVFYKGKIYPAKEINAKFGWEPIQLGAKEGLALLNGTQFMSSHAVYALLNAFKVVKYADIIGALSLEAYDGRIDPFLPQIHEARPHPGQIETARNIRTLLEGSEFQKMEKTHVQDPYSFRCMPQVHGAVKDTVAYVASVVEREINSVTDNPTIFMEDDLIISGGNFHGEPLALVLDFLSIAIAELGSISERRVYRLIAGDRKTPEFLVANSGLNSGFMIPQYAAAAIVSKNKQLCSPCSVDSIPSSNEQEDHVSMGGNAATKTVKVIENVERVLAIELMNAAQAIDMQRPTKTSEYLENFLAEFRTIVPFNSQDRVMYQDIEAAVEFLKQGEFEGFKN
- a CDS encoding alpha-2-macroglobulin family protein, with the protein product MMKRLLIITVLLFGALVAFGQRDVSDKENEAAPKTALIEAQKDYQKAIKEKNSPLLIQSLIRQIKYQSLIDMDSIPPMLQNLEEYIETDQNIVEKSILHSLLAELYQMYFDTQRGKINRRTPITGYIPRNMAEWTGNIYREKIFQHALDAVKAQAQLSEVNCLTYKEILILGKNSPALRPTMYDFLVYRSIDILNTISRYDRQELLTNKQLLFAPVKEFVQMPIEVKKMDAYSNTLKLYQSLLQSEIAAQRTDAILISDLDRLEYANNIIGLSLNDSLYIQALEQLSQQYSKNPYKVEILYKLAQYYYQGNYISSNRDTQKALDICNSGIRQFPKYFRIDILKQLAKEITQTTLSYSINPNVYPGHKQEVNLSFKNLSEISISLYKITEPTLEYLNLNKRVPKLEKISTHTYRLPKRLDSQDTILRLPVPNTGRYQLTVSYANNSKADSSYFSSSHLSTIARKTGETTYNVLVCDLISGKPIEGAKVKIYKRNGQKYSLAREFSSDRNGIATLNESNPDNYYQVTLGEDNHGTINRLPYQYFGRTDERSSSVNLFTDRAIYRPGQIVYFSGISWEATQNASKAIVGKNYTVTLQDVNQQVIAEQEVRTNKFGSFAGKFTLPKEVLNGMFIISTDGGSQMITVAEYKRPKFEITFTPLKDAYKLGDRLTVSGIAKTYSGVNIENSKVTYTVQTRTFDWSLQENTIATGKTQTNAKGEFEISFQTKESPNTPTIYRGFETYTVSVTITTSNGETQEAQYPIIITNQRYQLNSLITPEINKDLPSKILVTTQNQLGYPLTENITYELFFLKPLQKLGEQYDEGNPPIDKKVREGTFTTGEDKKLEMNLSSLPSGAYLLKFTGTGNDKDITYQRIVYLYSTQDKRPPYPTYYWCVQEKTVCVPGEDAKILVGSSAKEVYVLYEVYSNQKFMERKRFMLNNSYTTLSIPYKETYGPTADVFISYIKDNKFFLENITLTRKETSKQLDITTKTFRDHLTPGQQEEWSFVVKTEQGKAVIAEMMASMYDASLDKIHSHRWNFNPVYSTYSMPPRWRYTTYPLNGYLSERIKWANVPRFEYDVLNLYGLNQFGFSNEAQIMVRGYDGVPGALAEESTTEDVAVVAFGKVAGVSNLSNSDTRFYIRGLSSFKESGDEAFVAGELASPEIRQNFQETAFFFPQLLTDSTGNVVIKFTVPESNTTWKFMALAHTPTMQFGQIEKFVVTSKKFMVNTNLPRFVRTGDKVVLQTTINNLTPEEQQGEAYLELFVPSTNAVVSKQQVAFNVKAEENQTISFEFTAPKNMDLLGCRIVASSSEFSDGEQHVLPVVPDATLVTQTLPIFTHQQGQQTFKLNAPKGVTPYRLTLELTANPIWYAVLALPTINTPQTDNVTEITASYYVSTLATAIANANPQITNTIRQWMQKPDAALTSPLEKNQELKSILLQLSPWVTEAQNETQQMRSLGELLDVNRQNYISQQAINKLAELQNEDGGWSWFKGFTSSTFMTENVLEAMARLVTLNITSHPEQVKKMQIKALQFLDKQIQESYKHVKTAGYSQILYLYTRSAYRDIPLTNALEAHKYYLNQLETSWTQLSLYEKALTAIAMERYGKTDIAKQIIRSLKEYSTITPEMGMYWANNRSSLFTNSAIQTHVAVMSAFREIEGNSTDTELMKQWLLRQKQTQSWGSTPTTVDAVYALLLTGNNQLASPEDLSVKLGNKNLNISPEETTLGYIKQTFTGKEITPKMMNVTLSKKRQQASWGGLYLQYFEKLDKITSHSGEISVKKDLFIQKEGDNGNTLTPLTGQNLQVGDRICIRITVTNDQDMQFVHLKDLRAGCFEPTEQLSGNRWQDNLGYYQETTDVATNFFFDFLPKGTHVFEYTVWIAQRGTYQDGIATLQCVYAPQYSANSDAGSVTIQ
- a CDS encoding response regulator transcription factor — its product is MGHKILLVEDDPCFGSVLKSYLELSDYDVIHCTNGVDGFEAFRKEKFDLCLLDVMMPEMDGFTLGKKIRELDVTVPFVYITAKSMKDDMKLGYEIGADDYIVKPFDSELLIFKIKAILSRCEHEETEVKPKLIELGAYLFNTELRTITKGDEVIKLTPKESRLLELLYYHRDGLLQRDKALNEIWGASDYFTARSMDVYVTKLRKYFKDDPAIKIENVHGSGFRLILEEK